One window from the genome of Saccharomyces mikatae IFO 1815 strain IFO1815 genome assembly, chromosome: 4 encodes:
- the FIN1 gene encoding Fin1p (similar to Saccharomyces cerevisiae FIN1 (YDR130C); ancestral locus Anc_8.297) gives MNNKGSRRSLRDIGNVIGRNNIPSDKDNVFVRLSMSPSRTASQREFLKPPMRLSPRKTDGAKHSIQVTPRRIASPECLKGYVPKVTQSLDRPQFKNSHKDVKIQSSDHITNIIFPTSPTKLTFSNESKIGGDGSLTRIRARFKNGLMSPERIQQQQQQQQQQEQIPSLGTDNSINLSHNTNFETTSVENDLSQDKLKKKNLLIDLKKEEEGLGDGIESLTKSNTKLNSMLAKEGKVQKASIQKTVKFKLPDTIVTEDTKELRDIKDLILQMLRRQRDIESRLSNIELQLKEIPKHK, from the coding sequence ATGAATAACAAAGGTAGCCGTAGGAGTTTACGCGATATAGGGAATGTAATTGGACGGAATAATATACCTAGCGACAAGGACAATGTGTTTGTGAGGTTAAGCATGTCCCCTTCGAGGACAGCAAGTCAAAGGGAGTTCTTAAAACCCCCCATGAGATTATCTCCCAGGAAGACGGATGGTGCAAAACATAGTATACAGGTAACGCCAAGAAGAATAGCATCGCCGGAATGTTTGAAGGGCTATGTCCCTAAAGTAACTCAAAGTCTGGATAGGCCTCAGTTCAAGAACTCACATAAAGACGTGAAGATCCAAAGTTCAGACCACATAACTAATATAATATTCCCTACATCACCAACTAAGCTAACATTCAGTAATGAAAGTAAAATTGGAGGTGATGGTTCTTTGACGAGAATACGGGCCCGATTCAAGAACGGTCTCATGTCACCCGAAAGGAtacagcagcagcagcagcagcagcagcaacaagaGCAGATCCCTTCATTGGGAACCGATAACAGCATTAATCTTAGTCACAATACTAACTTCGAAACAACCTCAGTAGAAAACGATCTCTCTCAAGataaactaaaaaagaaaaatctattaattgacctaaaaaaagaagaggaaggtTTAGGAGATGGCATAGAGTCTCTTACAAAATCGAATACAAAACTGAATTCCATGCTTGCAAAGGAAGGTAAGGTACAGAAGGCCAGCATCCAGAAAACTGTAAAATTTAAACTCCCTGATACTATAGTGACAGAAGACACTAAAGAACTAAGGGATATCAAGGATCTAATATTGCAAATGCTAAGAAGACAACGAGACATTGAATCGAGGTTGAGCAATATCGAACTTCAGCTCAAGGAGATACCGAAACataaataa
- the MRX16 gene encoding Mrx16p (similar to Saccharomyces cerevisiae YDR132C and YLR108C; ancestral locus Anc_8.299), translating into MSFPTVATLSQEYFDPNIPQILPHEKMYKIQVGKSLFKISGASLSSDGPSFFTEYFSKKCSFAENNDSGSNAKESTENEVLFIDRSAEVFGWICQHLQGYIIEIKDEVQYTMLFADAIYYNLPRLRSLLKETDYYFTNIGGQSFKIAKNLFRRKGDSPNYFEIYAATVYIDVEKLIISKKLLRPPPHSAPYVPRSSEYFKDLLTLLGGASLDLDDNRRDALIKECRYYRFLNLEQRLIKSQVTYNPITRNEEICLLLRDLSKKGITFPAISTFSTSSFLEENFCSADECGTSSLPCDQPVIKKIKPNIAEKYKDSWNMLCYKRPFLDDYARELLFQIDSTDCTIGFNKETQSIHLDLTGESAQKFEALFGNILLNMPFGAANLNDYKYHFPSDNTQAKVKTHYLLPACIYLCDLDINGIKIPQVRSLLTDKSKFNDKIIDVSNPSGLKLCSGLKLYLRKSLWKLAVKDGKLMLIAIKAIAFNGTKEYYKGYRYL; encoded by the coding sequence atgTCTTTTCCAACAGTAGCAACTTTGTCACAAGAATACTTCGATCCGAATATTCCTCAGATTCTCCCACACGAAAAAATGTATAAGATCCAAGTGGGGAAATCGCTATTCAAAATTAGCGGTGCTTCTTTAAGTTCGGATGGACCCAGTTTCTTCACTGAATATTTCTCCAAGAAATGCTCCTTTGCTGAAAATAACGACAGCGGCAGTAATGCCAAAGAATCTACTGAAAATGAGGTTTTATTTATAGATAGATCTGCGGAGGTTTTTGGATGGATTTGTCAACATTTGCAAGGATATATAATCGAAATTAAGGATGAAGTCCAATATACTATGCTTTTCGCAGACGCAATATACTATAATTTACCGCGATTGAGATCCttattgaaagaaacaGATTATTACTTCACTAACATTGGTGGGCAATCATTCAAAATAGCTAAGAATTTATTTAGAAGGAAAGGTGATTCCCCGAATTATTTCGAAATATATGCGGCCACAGTTTACATCGATGTGGAAAAGCTAATCATATCTAAAAAATTATTGAGACCACCGCCTCATTCTGCTCCTTACGTTCCAAGATCTTCAGAGTATTTTAAAGACTTACTGACACTACTGGGAGGAGCATCCCTCGATTTGGATGATAATAGAAGAGATGCCTTAATAAAAGAGTGTCGATATTACAGGTTTTTAAACCTTGAACAAAGGCTAATCAAATCTCAGGTTACCTACAATCCGATAACAAGAAATGAAGAGATTTGTCTTTTACTGAGGGATTTGTCCAAAAAAGGTATTACTTTTCCTGCTATTTCCACGTTTTCAACTTCATCctttttggaagaaaacttcTGTAGTGCAGATGAATGCGGTACATCATCGTTACCTTGTGACCAACCAGTAATCAAAAAGATTAAACCTAATATCGCcgaaaaatataaagattCTTGGAACATGCTTTGCTATAAAAGGCCATTTTTGGATGACTATGCAAGAGAGctactttttcaaatagaTTCAACTGATTGTACAATAGGcttcaataaagaaaccCAGAGTATACATTTAGACCTAACCGGGGAATCAGCACAAAAGTTTGAGGCCTTATTTGGAAATATTTTGCTGAACATGCCTTTTGGTGCGGCTAACTTGAATGATTATAAATATCATTTTCCATCCGATAACACGCAAGCGAAAGTTAAAACTCATTATTTACTTCCCGCATGCATATATCTTTGTGATTTGGACATAAACGGCATTAAAATTCCTCAAGTTCGAAGTTTATTAACGGATAAAAGTAAGTTTAACGATAAGATCATTGACGTCTCAAATCCATCTGGCCTCAAACTCTGTTCCGGTTTGAAACTTTACTTAAGAAAATCTCTATGGAAGTTGGCCGTAAAAGACGGAAAACTTATGCTGATAGCTATTAAGGCTATAGCATTTAATGGAACCAAGGAGTACTACAAGGGATATAGATATCTCTAA
- the MTC5 gene encoding Mtc5p (similar to Saccharomyces cerevisiae MTC5 (YDR128W); ancestral locus Anc_8.288) → MHSSINDGPFNSPTFGKSLSLKVDGGFNAVSINPSGRDVVLASRQGLYIIDLDDPFTPPRWLHHITPWQVADVQWSPHPAKPYWIVSTSNQKAIIWNLAKSSANAIEFVLHGHSRAITDINFNPQHPDVLATCSVDTYVHAWDMRSPHRPFYSTSSWRSAASQVKWNYKDPNVLASSHGNDIFVWDLRKGSTPLCSLKGHVSSVNSIDFNRFKSTEIMSSSNDGTVKFWDYSTSTTESKRTVTTNFPIWRGRYLPFGEGYCIMPMVGGNNAVYLVNLCDDDDNEENKKTKLQPIYAFKGHSDRVIDFLWRSRHTYNGDYDDREFQLVTWSKDCDLKLWPLSDNIYEKVNFDRHKRLEEKFPDYDYCSYNKEPENRENVQKNQFKRIRENFVTSSGLKTSKTNHITWLSGIRMNRDNSQEDLFNDTKIQNLGEEVSAIGHKFPKVVFEKISVSTRELCLTLNGPWSEANLEEYVFLRISINFPPNYPNKGNPPKFVIEENANLTVKKRQEILSNLSTIGQKYTNSNLYCLEPCIRFVLGEKVSLEDIEEGQEPLLNFDIADHIDFEELSSLDSSYSDSQNLENLSSQSDTESYKEALVFPDTSNPGLNFGRNLALDTTPVPNGCGSCWTATGQLFCFFANDKKPEKKQNAIIKLSQKDTGVEKHPFKVEPKVLYDKEVDNNGVTTVEESEARPKRYVDTLGVGGSAYGDSRTYSDDESSSDDSFDSVADDWDDILRNDIIVRTKIPMLNGNFRAFSSVHSESGKTVESTKKNKNLVVCKDFSRLLSDRKELALEYLFMDVTPEEFARNNALVAEKFELDEISHCWQILSDMLIDQTDCDPYTTMWNNHPMGIKWFIKEAIIYFERQQNLQMLAMLCCVILSARKKKSSAKNTNRYFGEELENMEGTIVFNDNESQNTSFWKGSDAFSTRSRSSTVTPNCSGPHLRGTNIHGGDNSSIRSDEYHARLRTHNTFSGGSRFADPGQKQSNRAFSPSPFHNRMPDIKVELLHDDIMDAYEQEDLLHLEVSDIPKFQTYIYQYSKLLFRWGLPLERVKILKVSTDFKSSYYSQDDIPNSGENSPYGGVLTHWIENEKFGEEKFIARNCNYCDLRVTRSSFICGNCQHVLHSACARIWWEIGDECPSGCGCNCPDMFDA, encoded by the coding sequence ATGCACAGTAGTATTAATGACGGTCCGTTTAATTCGCCAACTTTTGGAAAATCGCTATCCTTAAAAGTAGATGGAGGGTTCAATGCTGTATCCATTAATCCCTCTGGTAGGGATGTTGTTTTGGCCAGTCGGCAAGGTCTTTACATTATCGATCTGGATGATCCATTTACGCCTCCAAGGTGGTTACATCATATCACACCGTGGCAAGTTGCCGATGTACAATGGTCGCCGCATCCTGCAAAACCATACTGGATAGTCTCAACATCAAACCAAAAGGCGATTATATGGAATTTAGCAAAATCTTCAGCTAATGCCATTGAATTTGTGCTTCATGGTCATTCAAGGGCAATCACAGATATAAACTTTAATCCACAACATCCTGATGTTTTAGCTACGTGTTCGGTTGACACGTACGTACATGCTTGGGATATGAGAAGTCCACATAGACCATTTTATTCTACAAGTTCATGGAGATCTGCTGCTTCTCAAGTGAAATGGAATTACAAGGACCCAAACGTGCTAGCGTCCTCACATGGAAATGACATATTTGTATGGGATTTAAGAAAAGGCTCTACTCCACTTTGCTCTTTGAAAGGCCATGTAAGTTCAGTAAATAGTATAGACTTCAACCGGTTCAAATCGACTGAAATCATGTCTAGTTCGAACGATGGAACGGTGAAGTTCTGGGATTATTCAACAAGTACGACAGAGTCAAAAAGGACCGTTACAAccaattttccaatttggAGAGGGCGTTACCTTCCTTTTGGTGAGGGATATTGTATTATGCCAATGGTTGGAGGTAACAATGCTGTTTATTTAGTTAATCTATGCGACgacgatgataatgaagaaaataagaagacAAAACTTCAGCCAATATATGCATTCAAAGGACATAGTGACCGAGtaattgattttctttggaGATCAAGACATACGTACAATGGAGATTACGATGACCGTGAATTCCAGTTGGTTACTTGGTCTAAAGATTGTGATTTGAAACTATGGCCACTGTCTGATAATATATATGAGAAAGTAAATTTTGACAGACATAAAAGACTCGAAGAGAAATTTCCAGATTATGATTATTGTTCGTACAATAAAGAACCTGAAAATAGAGAAAATgtccaaaaaaatcaattcaAGCGCATACGAGAAAACTTTGTGACATCATCAGGCTTAAAAACAAGTAAGACCAACCATATCACATGGCTCTCAGGTATTAGAATGAATAGGGACAATTCACAAGAGGATTTATTCAACGATACCAAAATCCAGAATTTAGGGGAAGAAGTAAGTGCCATTGGTCACAAATTCCCGAAAGTCGTTTTTGAGAAGATTTCCGTGTCCACACGAGAATTGTGTCTGACACTTAATGGTCCCTGGTCAGAAGCAAATCTTGAAGAGTATGTCTTCTTGCGTATAAGTATCAATTTTCCGCCCAACTATCCAAACAAAGGGAACCCTCCTAAATTTGTAATTGAGGAGAACGCAAATCTAACCGTGAAAAAGAGGCAAGAAATACTGTCCAATTTATCAACTATTGGCCAAAAGTATACGAACTCAAACCTTTACTGTTTGGAACCATGTATACGATTTGTCTTAGGCGAGAAAGTTAGCTTGGAAGACATTGAAGAAGGACAAGAGCCCTTACTAAATTTCGATATTGCAGACCATATAGATTTTGAGGAGTTATCGTCTTTAGACAGTTCATATTCTGATTCTCAAAATCTGGAAAATCTTTCTTCGCAATCAGATACAGAGTCATATAAAGAAGCACTGGTATTCCCAGATACGTCGAATCCAGGTTTGAATTTTGGGAGAAATCTAGCTCTTGATACGACACCTGTTCCAAATGGATGTGGATCTTGTTGGACTGCAACGGGCCAActtttctgcttctttgcaaatgacaaaaaacctgaaaaaaagcaaaatgcAATAATTAAACTATCTCAAAAGGATACAGGAGTAGAGAAGCATCCGTTTAAGGTTGAGCCCAAAGTTTTGTACGATAAGGAAGTTGACAATAATGGTGTCACTACTGTTGAGGAATCAGAGGCTCGCCCTAAGCGTTATGTTGACACTTTAGGCGTAGGAGGTAGTGCTTATGGTGATTCCAGAACATACTCTGACGACGAGTCGTCATCCGATGACTCTTTTGACAGTGTCGCAGATGATTGGGATGATATACTAAGAAACGACATAATAGTAAGAACCAAAATTCCAATGCTAAATGGTAATTTCAGAGCTTTCAGCTCGGTACATTCTGAATCAGGAAAAACGGTAGAAtctactaaaaaaaataaaaacctGGTAGTTTGCAAAGATTTTAGCAGATTGCTAAGTGATCGTAAGGAATTGGCGCTAGAATACTTATTCATGGATGTTACGCCTGAAGAGTTTGCTAGAAACAACGCCTTAGTTGCAGAGAAATTCGAGCTTGACGAAATTAGCCACTGTTGGCAAATATTATCTGATATGTTAATAGATCAAACTGATTGCGATCCTTATACGACCATGTGGAACAATCATCCTATGGGGATAAAATGGTTTATAAAGGAAGCAATTATCTACTTTGAAAGGCAACAAAATTTACAGATGTTGGCTATGCTATGCTGTGTTATATTAAGTGcccgaaaaaaaaagagctCAGCTAAAAATACAAACAGGTATTTTGGGGAAGAGTTAGAGAATATGGAAGGGACTATTGTAtttaatgataatgaaagtCAAAATACATCATTTTGGAAAGGTTCAGATGCTTTTTCGACTAGATCCAGAAGTAGTACTGTAACACCTAATTGCTCTGGTCCTCATTTAAGAGGGACAAACATCCACGGAGGAGacaattcttcaataagGTCTGACGAGTACCATGCTAGATTAAGGACGCACAACACTTTTAGTGGCGGTAGTAGATTTGCAGATCCTGGTCAGAAACAGAGCAATCGTGCCTTTTCACCTAGTCCTTTTCATAATAGAATGCCTGATATTAAGGTTGAGCTTTTACATGACGACATTATGGATGCCTATGAACAGGAGGATCTTTTGCATTTGGAGGTGTCAGATATACCGAAGTTTCAAACCTATATTTACCAATACTCTAAATTACTTTTTAGATGGGGGCTGCCTTTGGAAAGGgtcaaaattttaaaagTTAGTACTGATTTTAAAAGCTCTTATTACTCTCAAGATGATATACCTAATAGTGGAGAGAACAGTCCTTATGGTGGTGTACTTACGCACTGGattgaaaatgagaaatttggagaagaaaaatttattgcTCGAAATTGTAATTATTGTGATTTAAGAGTGACAAGGAGTAGTTTCATATGCGGCAATTGCCAACATGTTTTACACTCTGCGTGCGCCAGAATTTGGTGGGAGATTGGTGATGAATGTCCATCTGGATGTGGATGCAATTGCCCAGATATGTTCGATGCCTGA
- the SMKI04G3540 gene encoding uncharacterized protein (similar to Saccharomyces cerevisiae YDR134C) — MQFSTVASIATVAAVASAASNITTATVTQESTTLVTITSCEDHVCSETVSPALVSTATVTVDDVVTQYTTWCPLPTTEAPKNTTAPGPTEKPTEKPTEKPTQQGSTTPGVTSYTGAAVKALPAAGALLAGAAALLL; from the coding sequence atgcAATTTTCTACTGTCGCTTCTATTGCTACCGTCGCAGCTGTTGCCTCCGCCGCCTCTAACATTACCACTGCTACTGTCACTCAAGAATCTACCACTTTGGTCACTATCACTTCTTGTGAAGACCACGTCTGTTCTGAAACAGTTTCCCCAGCTTTGGTTTCTACTGCTACCGTCACCGTAGATGATGTTGTCACTCAATACACCACTTGGTGTCCATTGCCAACCACTGAAGCTCCAAAGAACACCACTGCTCCAGGTCCAACTGAAAAGCCAACTGAAAAGCCAACTGAAAAGCCAACCCAGCAAGGTTCCACGACTCCAGGTGTTACCTCTTACACTGGTGCCGCTGTTAAGGCTTTACCAGCTGCTGGTGCTTTGTTAGCCGGTGCTGCCGCTTTGTTATTGTAA
- the SAC6 gene encoding fimbrin (similar to Saccharomyces cerevisiae SAC6 (YDR129C); ancestral locus Anc_8.290) — protein sequence MNIVKLQRKFPILTQEDLFATIEKFRAIDLDDKGWVEKQQALEAVSKDGDATYDEARETLKHVGVDASGRVELDDYVGLTAKLKESKTGAAPQTTFNVAPNSAPIVSTSATRLQHKGKGTQAKIIVAGSQTGTTHTINEEERREFTKHINSVLAGDQDIGELLPFPTDTFQLFDECRDGLVLSKLINDSVPDTIDTRVLNWPKKGKELNNFQASENANIVINSAKAIGCVVVNVHSEDIIEGREHLILGLIWQIIRRGLLSKIDIKLHPELYRLLEEDETLEQFLRLPPEQILLRWFNYHLKQANWNRRVTNFSKDVSDGENYTILLNQLDPTLCSKAPLQTTDLMGRAEQVLQNAEKLECRKYLTPSSLVAGNPKLNLAFVAHLFNTHPGLEPIQEEEKPEIEEFDAEGEREARVFTLWLNSLDVDPPVISLFDDLKDGLVLLQAYEKVMPGAVDFKNVNKRPASGAEVSRFKALENTNYAVDLGRSKGFSLVGIEGSDIVDGNKLLTLGLVWQLMRRNISITMKTLSSSGRDMSDSQILKWAQDQVVKGGKTSTIRSFKDQALSNAHFLLDVLNGIAPGYVDYDLVTPGNTEEEKYANARLAISIARKLGALIWLVPEDINEVRARLIITFIASLMTLNK from the exons ATGAATATCGTCAAGTTACAA AGaaaatttccaattttGACTCAAGAAGATCTTTTTGcaacaattgaaaagttCAGAGCCATTGACCTAGATGATAAAGGATGGGTTGAAAAACAGCAAGCTTTAGAGGCGGTTTCCAAAGACGGTGATGCAACCTATGACGAAGCAAGAGAAACTCTGAAACATGTCGGTGTGGATGCGTCAGGTCGAGTTGAATTGGACGATTATGTGGGGCTAACTGCGAAGTTAAAGGAATCTAAAACAGGAGCCGCTCCACAGACAACTTTCAATGTAGCACCTAATTCAGCCCCTATTGTTTCCACTTCTGCCACTAGGCTGCAGCATAAGGGTAAGGGTACTCAAGCCAAGATCATTGTTGCTGGTTCCCAAACAGGTACTACACATACTATTAATGAGGAAGAGAGACGTGAGTTTACTAAACATATCAACAGTGTCTTGGCTGGCGACCAAGATATTGGTGAGTTGCTTCCATTTCCTACGGACACTTTCCAATTATTTGATGAATGTAGAGACGGTCTGGTGCTATCTAAGTTGATCAACGACTCTGTTCCAGACACTATCGACACAAGAGTCCTGAACTGGCCTAAAAAGGGTAAggaattgaataattttcaaGCTAGTGAAAATGCTAATATTGTGATTAACTCTGCAAAAGCCATTGGTTGTGTTGTTGTTAATGTACATTCAGAAGATATTATAGAAGGTAGAGAACACTTGATTTTGGGTTTAATTTGGCAAATCATAAGAAGAGGTTTGTTGAGTAAGATTGACATTAAGTTGCATCCGGAATTGTATCGTCtattagaagaagatgaaactCTGGAGCAATTTTTGAGATTACCTCCAGAGCAAATCTTATTACGTTGGTTCAACTATCATTTGAAGCAGGCGAACTGGAACAGAAGAGTTACCAATTTTTCTAAAGATGTTTCTGATGGTGAAAATTACACCATATTATTGAACCAATTGGACCCTACTTTGTGTTCTAAGGCACCCTTACAAACTACAGACCTAATGGGAAGAGCAGAGCAGGTTTTACAAAATGCAGAAAAATTGGAATGTAGAAAGTACTTAACACCAAGTTCTTTAGTTGCTGGGAACCCCAAGTTGAATCTGGCTTTTGTGGCTCATTTGTTCAATACTCATCCTGGATTGGAACCAATccaagaagaggaaaagcCTGAAATTGAAGAGTTTGATGCTGAAGGTGAAAGAGAAGCAAGAGTTTTTACTCTATGGTTAAACTCTTTGGATGTCGATCCACCTGTGATTTCCttatttgatgatttgaagGATGGTTTAGTATTATTGCAAGCCTATGAAAAGGTGATGCCCGGTGCAGTTGACTTCAAGAATGTCAACAAAAGACCTGCTTCAGGTGCAGAAGTCTCCAGATTCAAAGCCTTGGAAAATACTAACTACGCTGTCGACCTGGGCAGATCCAAAGGGTTTTCTTTAGTTGGTATTGAGGGGTCTGATATTGTAGATGGTAATAAACTATTGACCTTGGGGCTAGTGTGGCAATTGATGCGCAGAAATATTTCGATAACTATGAAAACATTATCGTCCAGCGGTAGAGACATGAGCGATTCACAAATACTGAAATGGGCTCAGGACCAGGTTGTTAAAGGAGGTAAAACCTCTACTATTAGATCATTTAAGGATCAAGCCTTATCGAATGCACACTTCTTGTTGGACGTTTTGAACGGAATTGCTCCAGGATATGTTGATTATGATCTAGTCACCCCTGGTAatactgaagaagaaaagtatgCAAACGCAAGATTGGCTATTTCTATCGCTAGAAAATTGGGTGCTCTGATTTGGTTAGTACCTGAAGATATCAATGAGGTTCGTGCAAGATTAATTATTACCTTTATCGCTTCCTTAATGACTTTGAACAAATGA
- the SMKI04G3520 gene encoding uncharacterized protein (similar to Saccharomyces cerevisiae YDR131C; ancestral locus Anc_8.298): MLDRLPYDIFKQIASIIPQDDKIALTYVCKKSYESILPFVYRNIFLNETYHVRGDFDNSFGTCYWSVLNFPFMNEDDPNAENQISNRALAKLKFSYFERTLAESPSRLCPLIDRIRCTWHLNEDVMSNVLNLLSEYGSNVKFVDHFVRPSVNSGLSPLSKQLKTLTLTPPTVMPTHNSVSSSYLNEIDRLFLNCNLSQLEKLSVHINALRFFKNIKVPMKIKSLVLNLRPDTLDLAEYDVSDGHFAELEYSDIFDTSTLKQLEILSWYSRDDIPSAEEGGFDRLYFQWGLDGFWKFPEIENLSLASLVYNEFFLRNCLTAFRNLKRLKLDYMGKFEFDVSLIRFLSKQVCGKKLQRFDIHCELNHPLFFPTTENPLMRLNFDDFCPCSNCRNTINEVILKKIFPKNQSKLVKNPSRFQSRNFLFQMFFQNKIMPYTSIIDTSTPAMGWDSIPIETFVQRFNEILQDTNYTERNSTDNITREDAICLYHLYLHYLKDIFVVFEQSLPNLEYLTLNGIPTRIIQVDELQRCAVPLFYNNGYKSNSVYELVDAEALFS; this comes from the coding sequence ATGCTCGATAGGTTACCATATGacattttcaaacaaaTTGCCAGCATAATTCCTCAGGATGATAAAATTGCCCTGACATACGTATGTAAAAAATCTTACGAATCAATTTTACCTTTCGTTTATCGGAACATATTCCTTAATGAAACCTATCACGTCCGCGGGGACTTTGATAATTCGTTTGGAACTTGTTATTGGTCAGTCTTGAACTTTCCCTTTATGAATGAGGATGATCCCAATGCTGAAAACCAGATATCAAATAGAGCACTAGCCAAACTGAAGTTTAGTTATTTCGAAAGGACATTAGCGGAATCTCCAAGCAGGTTATGTCCGCTCATTGATAGAATTCGTTGTACGTGGCACTTGAATGAAGATGTGATGTCAAATGTACTGAATTTGTTATCCGAGTATGGATCTAATGTGAAATTTGTCGACCACTTTGTTCGACCATCAGTTAATAGTGGACTAAGTCCCTTATCCAAGCAACTTAAAACTTTAACGTTAACTCCACCAACTGTAATGCCCACTCACAACAGCGTAAGCAGTTCTTATTTGAACGAAATTGATCGTTTATTTCTGAACTGCAATCTATCTCAACTAGAAAAACTATCAGTTCATATTAACGCATTGAGGTTTTTCAAGAATATAAAGGTTCCTATGAAAATTAAGTCTTTGGTGTTGAATCTGCGACCCGACACACTTGACCTTGCGGAATACGATGTATCTGATGGACATTTTGCAGAGTTAGAATACAGTGATATCTTTGACACCTCTACTTTGAAACAGTTGGAAATTCTGTCTTGGTACAGTCGTGATGATATTCCCTCCGCGGAGGAGGGTGGTTTTGATAGATTATACTTTCAATGGGGACTAGATGGTTTTTGGAAATTCCCCGAGATTGAGAATTTATCATTAGCATCACTAGTCTATAACGAATTTTTCTTAAGGAACTGTTTGACTGCTTTCCGTAATTTGAAGAGACTGAAATTAGACTACATGGGTAAATTTGAATTCGATGTATCGTTGATCAGATTCCTATCTAAGCAAGTATGTGGCAAAAAATTACAACGCTTTGATATACATTGTGAACTAAATCACCCACtattttttccaacaaCAGAGAACCCATTAATGCGTTTgaattttgatgatttctGCCCTTGTTCAAATTGCAGAAACACCATTAATGAGgtcattttgaaaaaaatatttcctAAGAATCAGTCAAAACTTGTAAAAAACCCAAGTAGGTTCCAAAGCCGTAATTTCTTATTCCAgatgttttttcaaaacaagATTATGCCTTATACTAGTATTATTGACACTTCGACACCTGCGATGGGATGGGATTCCATACCTATTGAAACGTTTGTACAGAGATTCAACGAAATTCTGCAAGACACTAACTATACCGAGAGGAATTCAACTGATAATATTACTAGAGAAGACGCTATTTGTTTGTATCACCTCTACCTACATTATCtaaaagatatatttgTGGTCTTCGAGCAAAGTTTGCCGAACTTGGAATACCTAACGCTAAACGGCATACCCACAAGAATTATACAAGTGGACGAGTTACAAAGATGTGCAGTACCACTCTTCTATAACAATGGCTATAAAAGCAACTCAGTATATGAATTAGTTGACGCTGAAGCCTTATTTAGCTGA